A region from the Euleptes europaea isolate rEulEur1 chromosome 13, rEulEur1.hap1, whole genome shotgun sequence genome encodes:
- the RPLP0 gene encoding 60S acidic ribosomal protein P0 — MPREDRATWKSNYFLKIIQLLDDYPKCFIVGADNVGSKQMQQIRMSLRGKAVVLMGKNTMMRKAIRGHLENNPALEKLLPHIRGNVGFVFTKEDLTEVRDMLLANKVPAAARAGAIAPCDVTVPAQNTGLGPEKTSFFQALGITTKISRGTIEILSDVQLIKTGDKVGASEATLLNMLNISPFSFGLVIQQVFDNGSIYNPEVLDITEEALHKRFLEGVRNVASVCLQIGYPTVASVPHSIINGYKRVLAVAVETDYSFPLADKVKAFLADPSAFVAAAPVAAEAPAPAAAAPAKEEVKEESEESDEDMGFGLFD; from the exons ATGCCCAGGGAAGACCGAGCCACGTGGAAGTCCAACTACTTCCTTAAGATCATT caaCTCTTGGATGATTATCCAAAATGTTTCATCGTGGGAGCAGACAACGTTGGCTCCAAACAAATGCAGCAAATCCGTATGTCTTTACGCGGGAAGGCCGTTGTTCTGATGGGGAAGAACACCATGATGCGCAAGGCTATCCGAGGACATCTGGAAAACAATCCTGCCCTGGAAAA GCTTCTGCCTCATATCCGTGGCAATGTGGGCTTTGTGTTCACCAAGGAGGATCTGACAGAAGTCAGGGATATGTTGCTGGCCAATAAG GTGCCTGCTGCTGCTCGTGCTGGTGCCATAGCTCCTTGTGATGTTACCGTGCCGGCCCAGAACACAGGGTTGGGCCCTGAAAAGACCTCCTTTTTCCAAGCTTTGGGCATCACCACCAAGATCTCCAGGGGCACCATTGAAATCCTG AGTGATGTGCAGCTGATCAAGACTGGAGATAAAGTGGGGGCCAGTGAAGCCACACTGCTGAACATGTTGAACATCTCACCCTTCTCCTTTGGGCTCGTCATCCAGCAGGTGTTTGACAATGGCAGCATTTACAACCCTGAAGTCCTGGACATCACTGAGGAAGCCCTCCACAAGCGCTTCCTGGAA GGTGTCCGTAATGTTGCCAGTGTTTGCCTGCAAATCGGCTACCCGACAGTTGCTTCTGTGCCCCACTCCATCATCAATGGGTACAAACGAGTCTTGGCTGTGGCTGTGGAAACTGACTACTCTTTCCCACTGGCTGACAAG GTGAAGGCCTTCCTGGCCGATCCCTCAGCTTTTGTGGCTGCTGCCCCGGTGGCGGCTGAGGCCCCTGCTCCTGCTGcagcagcccctgccaaggaggaaGTGAAGGAAGAATCTGAAGAGTCTGATGAAGACATGGGATTTGGTCTCTTTGACTAA